The sequence below is a genomic window from Haematobia irritans isolate KBUSLIRL chromosome 3, ASM5000362v1, whole genome shotgun sequence.
CCACCGGATGAGCCTTGGGAGATGACCTTAATAATTTTGACTTCACCACCAGCATCAGCACCGCCGCCATAACCGCCACCACCTCCGTATCCACCACCGCCTCCAGCAGCCCATCCACCGGCTCCACCAGCACCGCCGTCTTCATGGATTACTTTGACAATGGTGGTGGGGCCAGCGCCTCCACCAGCACCGCCGCCACTGGACCAGCCACCACCGCCTCCACCACTGTAGCCGCCACCGCTTGACCAGCCACCGCCGCCACCACCAGCGCCACCATAGCCGCCTCCGCCACCACCACCGCTACCACTACCACCTCCAAACAAGAAGCCAGCATTGGCGACAGCACAAACTGCCAACAAACATACGAAAACCTGGTAATAAAAAGTTGGTCGAATTTgttaatcaaaaattaaatatatttcttaAGCGAAAGTCCAAGGAATATATAGCTGATAATCCACAGTGTTAGGCAAAATATTTCCACTAACGGTAATCGTCCTTTATTCATTGACATAAAGGAATTCCGCAACATACCTTCATGTTATAACCTTAGTAATCTTGTGCTTGGTATTGTAAACTCAATGACTGTTGACCAGAGATTGATGCCCTACTTGAAACTACAACTGCCTTTATATACCTTAAATCACAAATTTATGCTGATGTTGATGCTGACGGTGGTTGTGGTGATGATGAAAATGACCTACCTACTTGAAGTTAAGCAGCAgtcattgttataccctccaccataggatggggggtatattaactttgtcactccgtttgtaacacatcgaaatattgctctaagaccccataaagtatatatattctgggtcgtggtgaaattctgagtcgatctgagcatgtccgtccgtccgtccgtctgttgaaatcacgctaacttccgaacgaaacaagctatcgacttgaaacttggcacaagtagttgttattgatgtaggtcggatggtattgcaaatgggccatatcggtccacttttacgtatagcccccatataaacggacccccaaatttggcttgcgaggcctctaagagaagcaaatttcatccgatccggctaaaatttggtacatagtgtcagtatatggtctccaacaaccatgcaaaaattggtccacatcggtccataattatatatagcccccatataaaccgatcccccgatttggcttgcagagcctctaagagaaacaattttcatccgatccggctgaaatttggtacatggtgttggtatatggtctctaacaaccgtgcacataattacataattatatatagtccccatataaaccgatcccccgatttggctagcagagcctctaagagaaacaattttcatccgatctggctgaaatttggtacatggtgttggtatatggtctctaataaccgtgcaaaaattggtccatatcggtccataattatatatagcccccatataaaccgatcccccgatttggcttgcgaggcctctaagagaagcaaatttcatccgatccggctaaaatttggtacatggtgtcagtatatggtctctaacaaccacgcaaaaattggtccatatcggtccataattatcggtccccatataaaccgatcaccagatttgacctccggagcctcttggaagaccaaaatttatctgattcagttgaaatttggtacgtgatgttaatatatggcctcaaacacccatgcaaaaattggtcgaaatcggtcaataattatatataggccccatataaaccgatccccagatttgacctccggtgcaaaattcatccgatctggttgaaattatgtacgtggtggtaatatatgatatttaacaaccatgtgagttgaaatttgtggatgacagtctttcgtagaagtttctacgcaatccatggtggagggtacataagattcggcctggccgaacttacttgtttttttttcgctttggcCTAATAAGCGAATAAATCGTTGGCTTCAGAAAAGCCAGTACCTGCAATCAATATTTAATCCCCTGATTTGAATTCTTTAGCATATAGACCTCGCAATTTtcatcccatttgcctgaattttCAAATCTAAGAGCATTGATAGATTTGGTATACGAGTATATCGATCCATGCTTCGATGTAGCTCACATTCCCAATTTAAGGGCATGGaagtggaaattttttttggttttgcttgaaatttaaaatctggacATATTAAAGATCCAATAAAAGGGGACTAATGtttcgatttgacttcttggaccAATAGAGCAATTTGTACCTAACATGTCCTCAATTAATTTTGGACATATAAATGTAAAAACTGTTAACATAAATTTTCATATTGATACAGCCCCCTTAttatgttataccctccaccataggataggggtatattaaatttgtcattccgtttgtaacacatcgaaatattgccccataaagtatatatattctgggtcgtggtgaaattctgagtcgatctaagcatgtccgtccgtccgtctgttgaaatcatgctaacttccgaacgaaacttggcacaggtagttgttattgatgtaggtcggatggcattgcaaataggccatatcggaccacttttacgtatagctcccatataaaccgacacacAGATTtggtttcggagcctctaagagaagcaaatttcatccgatccggctgaaatttggtacatggtgttagtatatggactctaacaaccatgtacacatcggtgcataattatatatagcccccatataaaccaatcccccgatttggctttcggagcctctaagagaagcaaattttatccgatccggctgaaatttggtacatggtatatgtACATGTGGTACACGATGTTAGTATAAagcctttaacaaccataaaattggtccattattACCTAGCAAACAATTTTGGAAGTacgggcacaactttaaaagcacttccaaatatgtcggtagaattcttgatgttttggtagattttgcaaagagttcctctccaactaagaggtacaattttctatagaagagttttgcaagaatttactaaagaaataaaattgtgcaaaaatgttctgtagatataaaatttttaaataaatttttgacaaaattttctatagaaataaaattttgataaaattttctatagaaataaaagtttgataacattttctatggaaataaaattttgataaaattttctatggaaataaaatattgacaacattttgtataaaaataaaattataacaaaattttctataaactcgatataaaacattattttttcgaaaacaaaaacaacattgttttatactaactacaaaaatttgatcaacaacttcagaATTCAGaaatttcggtagattatttttggctatgacaagcccatgttaaatttatcacTTCTGccccaatttggcaccacttccagatccaaagaTAACATTACCACTACTTTTTTGGGGACGCTTTTTCTTTCTGTGtacccatataacaggttggctgataagtccccggtctaacaaagaaaaaaattttttttttgtcaacattcgtttttattattcaacatagttcccttcaagaacgatacaacgattataacatcCTTCCAatgttttgataccattttggtagtactccttcggttttgcctcaaaataggcctcagtttcggcgatcacctcttcattgcagccaaattttcccctgcgagcatccttttgaggtctgagaacaagaaaaagtcgctggggggcagatctggagaatacggtgggtggggatgcaattcgaagcccaattcatgtatttttgccatcgttctcaatgacttgtggcacggtgcgttgtcttggtggaacaacactttttttcttcttcatatggggccgttttgccgcgatttcgaccttcaaacgctccaataacgccatataatagtcactgttgatggtttttcccttctcaagataatcgataaaacttattccatgcgcatcccaaaaaacagaggccattactttgccagcggacttttgagtctttcgatTCGACTcacgagtgtagtgatggagccatgtttcatccattgtcacatgtcGACGGAAaatctcgggtgtattacgagttaacagctgcaacaccgctcagaatcatcaacacgttgttctttttggt
It includes:
- the LOC142231049 gene encoding uncharacterized protein LOC142231049, giving the protein MKVFVCLLAVCAVANAGFLFGGGSGSGGGGGGGYGGAGGGGGGWSSGGGYSGGGGGGWSSGGGAGGGAGPTTIVKVIHEDGGAGGAGGWAAGGGGGYGGGGGYGGGSSGGGHGGHGGHGGYGGGHGGGHGGSHGGSSGGHVKVIKIISEGGAGGGAGGWSGGGGSGGW